GCGATTTGCGTTTACGCTGCGGATCATTATCCGCATTGGCAGACGGAATTGGCGATGGCCGAGATTCCGTTTGGAGCCTTTGGCGAGAACTTTTCGCTGCTGGGACTCACCGAAGATGATGTTTGCATTGGCGATCGGTTCCAGGTGGGCAGCGTGCTCGTGCAGGTATCGCAACCCCGACAGCCATGCTGGAAATTGGGCCGTCGCTGGCGGATGAAGGAAATGCCCGCGCGGGTGATTCAGACCAACCGCACCGGCTGGTATTTCCGCGTGTTGCAAGAAGGAATTGTCGAACCAGGGCAACCCGTGGAACGCATCGCCCGCACGCAACCAACGTGGAGCATTACCGCCGCCAATCGGGTGATGTATCTGCTCAAAACCGACCGCGACATCAACCGGGAATTGGCGAGCGTGCCCGAATTATCCGCATCCTGGCGGGAAACCTGCCTGCGACGCGCTGCGGGCAGTTAATCGGGCCGAGGCCGCAAATCCGACATCGGCCCCGCCCTGCTCCATTCCGGCGATCGCTCGGCATCCGCGATGGGATGCCCATCACGAGTGCCCGCAATTATCGGCTGCTGGCTTCTGGCTCGGTCTGCCGCATCAGCCGGAACAACCACCACCATACCCCGCCCAGAAGCACGCCGACAATCCCCAGCAGAAACCACCCAGCAGAGATGAGCGTATTGCGCAGTTCTCGCAACGGGGCCAGTGCGGTTTCTTGCTGCGTTTGCACAATGACCATCCAATCTTGATACCCCAGATCATCGGGCGCGGGTTGAAAGCGGGCCACCCCCGCCAGATAGGCATGTTCCGGGTCGAGCGGATCCTGATAATCGGGGATGCGTTCTCGGGTGCGCGGTTGATTCCAATCTTGTGGACGCAGCAGCCATTGCGGATCGTCCATGTCGCGGACATCGCGAATGCGATCGTGCTTCAGCACTTGGCCGCGATCGTTGACCACCACCGGAAACGCCGCCCGCACGGTATTGCCTGGCCCGTGCGCTCGAAATGCGGAATCAATCCATTGATAAAATCCCGTCAAATTGATGCCGCTGAGAATCAGCCCCAAAATCGGGCCATCTTCACTGGCGCGAATCGGCGTGGAGAGCGTAATCAACATGCTACCATCGCTGGCCTGGGATTGGTACGGCTGCGAAATATGCGTCGATTGAATCGGGAACGCGCGGAAATCCGGATTGTCTTGATCGCCACTGCCATTGAACCAATCCCGCCATGCCCAATTGCGCTGATAATAGGCTTCGTTGCCTTGATACGGCTCAATTTCGCCTTCGCGGGTGAGTCGGGCGACAATGTACGCTTGATCCTGAATCGCCATCACCAGCGACAACCCAGATGAGAAGAAACTTTTGCCCCCGGCATGGTGATAATGATGATGCACCCATTGCCCCAAAAACGCGCGATCCTCCGGCGTTAGCGCCTCGGCGGGCACACGGTCCTTGGCCGCCGACATTTTCTCATGCATCTCCGCGAAGCGCTTGCGGAACACCGGATCATTTTTTGCAAATTCTTCGATGGTGCTGACCCGTTCCTGGAAGATTTGCTCCAATCCGTTGGCGGCAATTTTGGCCGTGGATTGATTGCTTTCCAACAGCGACCGCGTGAGTTCCTCGCGGGTGTGGTCCAACAACTTGGAACCAACTGCGACACTCACCCAGCCGATGATGCCGATGAGCAGCACGCTCAGACCGATGCCGAAATACGCCAGGGATCGCCGCCGTCGCATCACTTCGCGCTGTTGCAACGCGGCCAACACTTCGCCCGCCTCACGGAATCGCTTCTCCGGGTCGATTTCCAGACAGCGCTCGATGATGTTGGCCAACGCGCGATCGACGCCGGGAATCTGCCGATGCTTCCGCGGACGGGGCGAATTGGTGATCTGCTGCCGATACAGCTCCA
This DNA window, taken from Tuwongella immobilis, encodes the following:
- a CDS encoding MOSC domain-containing protein, whose protein sequence is MAVVLQSIQVGLPRECGNPESDHPLDQPWVSGFYKLPVSGPVVISRTNLAGDGQADLVNHGGADKAICVYAADHYPHWQTELAMAEIPFGAFGENFSLLGLTEDDVCIGDRFQVGSVLVQVSQPRQPCWKLGRRWRMKEMPARVIQTNRTGWYFRVLQEGIVEPGQPVERIARTQPTWSITAANRVMYLLKTDRDINRELASVPELSASWRETCLRRAAGS
- a CDS encoding serine/threonine protein kinase, whose translation is MSEPTPPPDGNAQSGPRSSLPPTSEQSIPNPLAHTEAHPSAEISGFSVWQTLESDSIGSGDERIKRLSRYISQYSLEIPPSDDSAAQSAAAGGGAAAAAESGKHSLPTAAKAPAERANRPAPRMARTRPIAPGYRILRHLGEGTYGSVWLAEEELTSVRVAIKFFAHGTDRQWQKLQDDMQMLARTDGAPGIVQLRTANPENDPPYYVISYAENGSLAQLLEKGPLPVAEALRLFTAMTRSMAYVHAKGIRHCDLKPGNVLLDARNEPLIADFGQAHLANDARPTLGTYFYMAPEQATLEAKIADSRWDVYGLGAVLYEMLTRDLPRFEGTLIDRLRRTTNLNSRLELYRQQITNSPRPRKHRQIPGVDRALANIIERCLEIDPEKRFREAGEVLAALQQREVMRRRRSLAYFGIGLSVLLIGIIGWVSVAVGSKLLDHTREELTRSLLESNQSTAKIAANGLEQIFQERVSTIEEFAKNDPVFRKRFAEMHEKMSAAKDRVPAEALTPEDRAFLGQWVHHHYHHAGGKSFFSSGLSLVMAIQDQAYIVARLTREGEIEPYQGNEAYYQRNWAWRDWFNGSGDQDNPDFRAFPIQSTHISQPYQSQASDGSMLITLSTPIRASEDGPILGLILSGINLTGFYQWIDSAFRAHGPGNTVRAAFPVVVNDRGQVLKHDRIRDVRDMDDPQWLLRPQDWNQPRTRERIPDYQDPLDPEHAYLAGVARFQPAPDDLGYQDWMVIVQTQQETALAPLRELRNTLISAGWFLLGIVGVLLGGVWWWLFRLMRQTEPEASSR